The following proteins come from a genomic window of Euwallacea fornicatus isolate EFF26 chromosome 9, ASM4011564v1, whole genome shotgun sequence:
- the jbug gene encoding filamin-A isoform X4 has protein sequence MANTGSNISVMGESTRLVPANSPAIFEIITNTNLAPDDLLVHVIAPSKRSISARVLPGNRTGVQSVEFVPTEVGTHIVEVAVNGEKLPSGPLVAKVYDAGLIQVADVSGGVVGQPVQFRVDASQAGEGQLEISINEGEVPNHVQVVGGGRCLVSFTPDQAKPHLIDIKFNGETVRGCPFVCAVADTSRVTLSLSHLELVPVNQPSSFHMGVAGGGAAELAVAVRSPVGELPVKVTGDIHSGFTAEFTPVQVGAHQISVDYNGRPVQGTPFIAKAFDSNKVTVGTVARGTVGRPVTFSVDASEAGEGNLEITISARGLNIPTQVHPQGNARFAVSFVPAEACDHVVNVAFNKRPVVGCPLIVSVGGTGTGPSVTLPGPGPVHRASTLLINHPGRLEDIEVNVEGPGGQAIPTQVQTLGNCQYQAEFVPRVVGEHRINVSVCGVPTVGSPYAAKVYDVQAIKVKESGTGIVGKAVTFLVETSQAGPGNLEVTVNGGLVPTSAQAQGPHTYAISFTPREPTVHSVDLRFNGQDVPGSPFKCNVVSAARILAPEALDKVSVGRACSFVVESPTPPIVEVLGPARRSLPTQVNPQLGTTGKFEVSFTPVDVGDHSVEVRLPSGHIEGSPFLVKAYDASRVTVTDIMDGVVGKPVSFSINASQAGAGNLEIIVAVGGRNVPNFVQSEGNARFKVNFKPTEAATHTLSVRFNGQPVPGSPFSCKVSPGNVQPRVPVSGSGIELASVNVPAEVKIEGVTGGEPQVIVTAPTGKNLPVKLAAIADVYTVHFVPEVVGRHSVAILINDQHVIGSPFSCNVYDVNKVIVSGLPGKKQDVNRAMSDLSLRELGPAEVGKPVTFSVDAAQAGEGTLELVVSTQHTTIKAEVVACARGLYDVTFVPLTAEDHFVNITFNDISVVGSPFHCSVIEATQFLQIGSTCYMDLPSENHRLEIKDANNHNVKYVVKDYKAQFVLTQAGTYKVHSYKGHELYSTRTMHVFDTTKIDIVNVPEATCHRPAVIGINMAKVGPGQLTASVRVANRDVAHSVRQNPMNPNMWEVVFHPLIAAPHKVNLYYNGVPKLGVLEVPVKSPGSEAWAGGAGLYQARVGKVTSFQIDTIGRSAREFDVVVSGPTGSAVPVRCYQTKAGKLQAEFTARDVGSHKVEVLHQAKPLNGSPFICQACDPDNVRIVDIPSSQGNVGEKIVFNVLTKNSGIADLEVQATNPIGQSLAIQEMSLGDNLTQISFMPHSAGLYQVAVTYGGVPVKGSPLALGVGPVGPTPPPRAVGKGLESARVGERATFTVSSVVQPRVSIEAAEGNIEAHIQVPKPGEYTITYVPKWVGTYDIVIGIGPNDLPGSPFRPNVTDPEAVRIIGGWNQYLDDAGMIRLPVKLAFDVSNAGPGNLECKVSGRKVTPEKSGSRVRFDLFGEGLNSGEHELEIKFAGFLLPDAPTLVVTSGDQVILTGRGLAEAKCSEPAVFNIDGSKASPGNPEVTLYSADSNVPVPVMISLAGEKIWRASYTINTPGNYLLSVLWAGRPVKGCPLMVEVKGGADASKVLCSGEGLRQGVVGREIRSWIDTRRAGPGELTAHCTGPRKVAYCELYDHGDATFTLNVKPQEPGKHQLTIKYAGQHVQGSPFILKVAGAPDASKVRVYGPGIEHGVLATFQSRFICDTRGAGAGQLTVRVRGPKGAFRVEMQRESQKDRTILCKYDPTEPGDYRVEVKWAGELVPGSPFHVMIFDTQEELRRYISSL, from the exons ATGGCCAACACTGGATCCAACATCTCCGTGATGGGCGAGTCCACTAGGCTCGTCCCAGCAAATTCACCGGctattttcgagataattacTAACACGAACTTAGCCCCCGATGATTTGCTGGTTCACGTGATCGCTCCGAGCAAACGATCTATTTCTGCACGAGTATTGCCTGGAAATCGCACTG GAGTCCAAAGTGTCGAGTTTGTACCGACGGAAGTCGGTACTCATATAGTGGAAGTAGCAGTAAATGGGGAGAAGTTGCCCTCTGGGCCGTTAGTCGCCAAAGTTTATGACGCTGGGCTGATTCAAGTAGCGGATGTTAGTGGAGGGGTTGTGGGACAACCTGTACAATTCAGAG TGGACGCCAGTCAAGCGGGGGAAGGCCAGCTGGAAATCTCCATAAACGAAGGTGAGGTCCCTAATCACGTGCAAGTGGTGGGAGGAGGACGCTGCCTCGTCTCCTTCACCCCGGACCAAGCCAAACCCCACCTGATCGACATCAAGTTTAATGGAGAAACTGTGCGAGGGTGCCCTTTCGTCTGCGCAGTCGCCGATACCAGCAGGGTCACCTTAAGTTTGTCCCATTTGGAGTTGGTTCCGGTGAACCAACCCAGTTCTTTTCACATGGGGGTGGCCGGTGGGGGAGCCGCCGAGCTGGCGGTGGCTGTCAGAAGCCCCGTCGGGGAGCTCCCGGTTAAGGTCACCGGTGATATTCATTCAGGGTTCACTGCGGAGTTTACCCCGGTGCAAGTCGGTGCTCATCAAATCAGTGTAGATTACAATGGGAGGCCTGTGCAGGGGACCCCGTTCATAGCGAAGGCTTTCGATTCCAACAAG GTAACTGTAGGTACGGTAGCCCGAGGAACAGTTGGCCGACCGGTCACATTCTCTGTTGATGCCAGCGAAGCTGGCGAGGGTAACTTAGAGATAACAATTTCCGCTAGAGGGTTAAACATCCCCACCCAAGTACACCCCCAAGGCAATGCCAGATTTGCCGTCAGTTTCGTGCCTGCCGAGGCGTGCGATCACGTTGTTAATGTTGCCTTTAATAAGAGACCG GTCGTGGGTTGTCCTTTAATCGTGTCCGTGGGGGGAACTGGAACGGGGCCCAGTGTTACCTTGCCCGGTCCTGGACCGGTACACAGAGCTAGCACTTTATTGATTAACCACCCTGGGAGACTGGAAGACATTGAAGTCAATGTAGAGG GTCCAGGAGGTCAGGCGATACCCACTCAAGTCCAGACCCTTGGAAATTGCCAGTACCAAGCAGAATTCGTACCCAGAGTTGTAGGAGAACACCGCATCAATGTATCAGTTTGCGGAGTACCTACAGTGGGCAGCCCTTATGCTGCCAAAGTCTATGATGTGCAGGCCATTAAAGTCAAGGAGTCTGGTACTGGGATCGTGGGGAAAGCGGTGACGTTTTTAG TGGAAACCAGCCAGGCCGGTCCTGGCAACCTGGAGGTGACAGTCAATGGAGGCCTGGTACCGACTTCAGCCCAAGCCCAAGGCCCTCACACCTATGCCATATCTTTCACTCCCAGGGAACCAACCGTGCATTCTGTGGACTTGAGGTTCAATGGTCAAGACGTACCAGGAAGTCCCTTTAAGTGCAATGTAGTATCGGCGGCCCGCATTCTTGCTCCTGAAGCTTTGGATAAAGTTTCAGTTGGAAGGGCTTGCAGCTTTGTAGTGGAAAGCCCTACGCCCCCAATTGTGGAGGTTTTAGGGCCTGCCAGACGATCCTTGCCCACTCAA GTCAATCCTCAATTGGGCACCActggaaaatttgaagtttccTTTACTCCTGTGGATGTCGGAGATCACAGCGTCGAAGTGCGTTTACCTAGCGGCCACATCGAAGGGAGTCCCTTTTTGGTCAAAGCTTATGATGCCAGCAGAGTTACTGTTACTGACATAATGGATGGAGTAGTGGGAAAGCCAGTTTCCTTCAGCATTAACGCTTCTCAGGCCGGTGCTGGAAATCTGGAAATAATCGTTGCAGTAGGAGGGAGGAACGTACCCAACTTTGTCCAAAGCGAAGGCAATGCTCGGTTTAAGGTCAACTTTAAGCCCACTGAAGCAGCCACCCACACCCTCAGTGTGAG aTTCAATGGACAACCAGTTCCCGGCTCGCCATTCAGCTGCAAAGTCAGTCCTGGCAACGTCCAACCTCGGGTTCCAGTATCTGGATCTGGCATAGAGCTGGCTTCAGTCAATGTGCCTGCCGAAGTGAAGATCGAGGGAGTGACTG GAGGAGAGCCTCAAGTGATCGTAACAGCTCCCACTGGAAAAAATTTACCAGTTAAATTGGCCGCCATAGCGGACGTTTATACCGTTCACTTTGTTCCTGAGGTGGTGGGAAGGCACTCAGtagcaattttaataaacgatCAGCACGTAATTGGGTCTCCGTTCAGTTGTAATGTGTATGATGTGAACAAGGTCATCGTTTCGGGGTTGCCGGGGAAGAAGCAAGATGTCAATAGGGCAATGAGTGATCTATCGTTGAG GGAACTTGGCCCAGCAGAAGTAGGAAAACCGGTAACCTTCAGCGTCGACGCTGCTCAAGCGGGGGAAGGCACCTTGGAGCTCGTGGTGTCCACCCAACACACCACCATCAAAGCCGAAGTGGTCGCCTGCGCCAGAGGACTGTACGACGTGACTTTTGTACCTTTAACCGCCGAAGATCACTTCGTTAACATAACATTTAATGATATCTCGGTAGTTGGAAGCCCGTTCCATTGCTCAGTG ATTGAGGCAACTCAATTCTTGCAAATTGGCTCTACGTGCTACATGGACTTGCCCTCTGAAAACCATCGATTGGAGATCAAAGACGCCAATAACCACAATGTTAAATATGTAGTCAAGGACTACAAGGCTCAATTCGTCCTGACTCAGGCTGGAACCTATAAGGTGCATTCTTACAAGGGACATGA ACTATATTCCACACGCACTATGCACGTTTTTGATACAACAAAAATAGACATAGTGAACGTTCCCGAAGCAACATGCCATCGCCCTGCGGTGATTGGAATCAACATGGCTAAAGTGGGGCCTGGACAACTTACAGCTTCCGTTAGGGTCGCCAATAGAGATGTAGCGCACAGCGTGAGGCAGAACCCCATGAACCCCAACATGTGGGAGGTGGTGTTCCATCCCCTCATTGCTGCCCCGCACAAGGTCAACCTTTATTACAACGGGGTGCCTAAACTTGGAGTGTTGGAGGTTCCCGTTAAGAGTCCTGGGAGTGAAGCCTGGGCAGGAGGAGCAG GCTTGTACCAAGCTAGGGTGGGCAAGGTGACCTCCTTCCAAATAGACACAATAGGGCGATCTGCAAGGGAATTCGACGTCGTCGTAAGTGGGCCCACGGGATCAGCAGTGCCAGTCCGGTGCTATCAAACGAAGGCTGGTAAACTGCAAGCTGAATTCACCGCTCGGGATGTGGGATCTCACAAAGTGGAGGTTCTGCATCAAGCTAAACCTCTCAATGGTAGTCCGTTCATCTGCCAGGCTTGCGACCCGGATAATGTGCGCATCGTCGATATACCTTCATCGCAGGGAAATGTCGGGGAAAAGATTGTTTTCAATG TACTCACTAAAAACTCTGGCATTGCCGACTTGGAAGTTCAAGCCACTAATCCAATTGGACAAAGTTTGGCGATCCAGGAAATGTCTCTTGGGGATAATCTGACTCAGATTAGCTTCATGCCACATTCAGCTGGATTGTATCAAGTGGCGGTTACGTACG GTGGTGTTCCAGTAAAAGGTTCTCCATTGGCCCTGGGGGTGGGCCCTGTAGGTCCCACCCCACCCCCAAGAGCAGTGGGGAAAGGTCTGGAATCAGCTAGAGTGGGAGAGAGAGCCACCTTCACGGTCAGTAGCGTGGTGCAACCTAGAGTATCCATTGAGGCCGCTGAAggaaacattgaagctcacATTCAGGTTCCCAAACCTGGAGAATACACCATCACTTACGTTCCTAAATGGGTAGGAACCTATGACATTGTTATAGGCATTGGTCCTAATGAT CTTCCAGGCTCTCCATTTAGACCAAACGTGACCGATCCAGAGGCAGTTAGAATCATCGGGGGTTGGAATCAGTATTTAGACGATGCAGGAATGATCAGACTGCCCGTGAAATTAGCTTTCGATGTTTCAAATGCCGGTCCTGGCAACTTGGAATGTAAAGTTTCCGGAAGGAAGGTTACTCCAGAGAAGAGTGGTAGCCGAGTGCGATTTGATTTGTTTG GTGAGGGGTTAAATTCTGGAGAGCACGAGCTGGAAATCAAATTTGCTGGTTTCTTATTGCCTGACGCACCCACACTTGTTGTGACCTCAGGGGACCAAGTCATCTTGACTGGAAGAGGACTGGCTGAAGCTAAATGCTCTGAACCGGCAGTGTTCAATATCGATGGATCAAAAGCTAGTCCTG GCAACCCCGAGGTCACCCTTTACTCGGCCGACTCGAACGTTCCAGTACCAGTAATGATCAGCCTGGCAGGGGAAAAGATCTGGAGAGCGTCTTACACCATTAACACTCCTGGCAACTACCTCCTTTCAGTGCTATGGGCTGGCAGGCCTGTCAAGGGCTGTCCCTTGATGGTGGAAGTTAAGGGAGGCGCCGATGCCTCTAAg GTGTTGTGTTCGGGCGAAGGTCTTCGACAAGGTGTCGTAGGACGTGAAATCAGGTCTTGGATAGATACACGCAGAGCCGGCCCTGGAGAGCTAACAGCCCATTGCACTGGGCCTAGAAAAGTGGCATATTGTGAATTGTACGATCACGGAGACGCTACTTTTACCTTGAACGTAAAGCCCCAGGAACCAGGAAAACACCAGCTTACCATCAAATATGCCGGACAACATGTCCAAGGATCGCCGTTCATTTTGAAGGTTGCTGGAGCTCCAGACGCCAGCAAA GTTCGCGTGTATGGACCTGGCATTGAACACGGAGTTTTGGCCACATTCCAGTCAAGGTTCATCTGCGACACTCGAGGCGCAGGCGCTGGGCAGTTGACGGTCAGAGTTAGGGGGCCTAAAGGTGCTTTTAGGGTCGAAATGCAGAGGGAAAGTCAGAAGGATAGAACGATATTGTGCAAG TATGACCCGACTGAGCCTGGAGACTATCGCGTCGAGGTTAAATGGGCTGGAGAGCTCGTGCCTGGATCGCCTTTCCATGTCATGATTTTTGATACCCAAGAGGAACTAAGGAGATACATCTCTTCGTTGTAG